A genomic segment from Bradyrhizobium diazoefficiens USDA 110 encodes:
- a CDS encoding UTP--glucose-1-phosphate uridylyltransferase → MKIRKAVFPVAGLGTRVLPATKAMPKEMLTIVDKPLIQYVYDEAREAGIEHFIFVTGRNKNVIEDHFDKMFELDATLAARGKKAEQEILAQNQPEAGAVSFTRQQAPLGLGHAVWCARDIVGNEPFAVVLPDELVLNTPGCLKQMIETASSLGDKSNLIAVEAVPDHLTHQYGICGVGKRTGKMFEVDGMVEKPAKGTAPSNLSITGRYILQPEIFKILETQERGAGGEIQLTDAMIGLARSQKFYGVEFEGERHDCGSKPGFLRANIAYGLKRPELRDGLIAEMKKYLGQ, encoded by the coding sequence ATGAAAATCCGCAAAGCCGTATTCCCCGTCGCCGGCCTCGGCACCCGCGTCCTGCCCGCCACCAAGGCGATGCCGAAGGAAATGCTGACCATCGTCGATAAGCCGCTGATCCAGTACGTCTATGACGAGGCGAGGGAAGCCGGCATCGAGCACTTCATCTTCGTCACCGGCCGCAACAAGAATGTCATCGAAGATCATTTCGACAAGATGTTCGAGCTCGACGCGACGCTGGCTGCGCGCGGCAAGAAGGCCGAGCAGGAGATCCTGGCGCAGAACCAGCCGGAAGCCGGCGCCGTCAGCTTCACCCGCCAGCAGGCGCCGCTTGGTCTCGGTCACGCGGTCTGGTGCGCCCGCGACATCGTCGGCAACGAGCCGTTCGCGGTCGTGCTGCCCGACGAGCTCGTGCTCAACACGCCCGGCTGCCTGAAGCAGATGATCGAGACGGCGTCCTCGCTCGGCGACAAATCCAACCTGATCGCGGTCGAGGCAGTGCCCGACCATCTCACCCATCAATACGGCATCTGCGGCGTCGGCAAGCGCACCGGCAAGATGTTCGAGGTCGACGGCATGGTCGAGAAGCCGGCCAAGGGCACCGCGCCCTCCAACCTCTCCATCACCGGCCGCTACATCCTCCAGCCGGAGATCTTCAAGATCCTGGAGACCCAGGAGCGCGGCGCCGGCGGCGAGATCCAGCTCACCGACGCCATGATCGGCCTCGCCAGGTCGCAGAAATTCTACGGCGTCGAGTTCGAAGGCGAGCGCCATGATTGCGGCTCCAAGCCCGGCTTCCTCCGCGCCAACATCGCCTACGGCCTGAAGCGCCCCGAGCTGCGCGACGGGTTGATCGCGGAGATGAAGAAGTATCTGGGGCAGTGA
- a CDS encoding sensor domain-containing diguanylate cyclase — MLSGWREVTARRPWRISAKLLIISSVVTVIGFSTICVNVMLDMRRGEEALARQTLENLATTIESDVSRNIEIYDLSLKAVANNMLLPELAMVSKTVRHLILFDHATTARHFGAIQVFDAEGRLTIDASTLDPLPESRSEEDYFRVHHDNPEAGLFISRPMLFRGTYSIVLSRRISDTDGGFLGVVAGSIRFSYFHELFERLSLDPEDTITVLRRDRTIIMRRPFDLDVIGKNLGTRPDWKPENLQVGGSFAGKGPVDATPRLYVRSGGSSPLFVVAGKPLSAVFALWQKEAYRIGAVVLALALFVLGSTLVLAREIDRRAEAERKLEEMATTDALTGLKNRRKFDAVIDVEWRRAMRQKTPVALLMIDADHFKAYNDTFGHQAGDQLLVGIAICISDSVSRAGDCAARYGGEEFAVLLPNTSATEAFGIAEAIRGKVQGWSDDAATSTVSCGIASLVPAAGMDWSILVAAADKALYAAKAGGRNQSVVASLPKLSLVA, encoded by the coding sequence ATGCTGTCTGGATGGCGCGAAGTCACGGCCCGCCGGCCGTGGCGGATCTCGGCGAAATTGCTGATCATATCGTCCGTCGTGACGGTGATCGGCTTTTCCACCATTTGCGTCAACGTCATGCTCGACATGCGCCGCGGCGAGGAGGCACTCGCCCGCCAGACGCTGGAAAACCTGGCGACGACCATCGAGTCCGACGTCAGCCGCAACATCGAGATCTACGACCTGTCGCTGAAGGCGGTCGCCAACAACATGCTGCTGCCCGAGCTCGCGATGGTCTCCAAGACGGTCCGCCACCTCATCCTGTTCGACCATGCGACCACGGCACGGCATTTCGGCGCGATCCAGGTGTTCGATGCCGAGGGCAGGCTGACCATCGACGCTTCCACGCTCGATCCCCTGCCGGAGAGCCGGAGCGAGGAGGACTACTTTAGGGTTCATCACGACAATCCGGAAGCGGGCCTCTTCATCAGCCGGCCGATGCTGTTCCGCGGCACCTATTCCATCGTGCTCAGCCGGCGCATCAGCGACACCGACGGCGGCTTCCTTGGCGTCGTCGCCGGCTCGATCCGCTTCAGCTATTTCCACGAATTGTTCGAGCGCCTGAGCCTCGACCCTGAAGACACCATCACCGTGCTCAGGCGCGACCGCACCATCATCATGCGGCGGCCGTTCGATCTCGACGTCATTGGCAAGAACCTCGGCACGCGACCGGACTGGAAACCGGAAAACCTCCAGGTCGGAGGCTCCTTTGCGGGCAAGGGCCCGGTCGACGCCACCCCGCGGCTCTATGTCCGCAGCGGCGGGTCCAGTCCGCTGTTCGTGGTGGCCGGCAAGCCGCTGAGCGCCGTGTTCGCGCTGTGGCAGAAGGAAGCTTATCGCATCGGCGCCGTGGTGCTGGCGCTTGCACTGTTCGTGCTGGGATCGACGCTCGTGCTCGCACGCGAGATCGACCGACGCGCCGAGGCCGAGCGCAAGCTCGAGGAGATGGCAACAACCGACGCGCTCACCGGCCTGAAGAACCGCCGCAAGTTCGATGCTGTCATCGATGTCGAATGGCGGCGCGCGATGCGCCAGAAGACGCCGGTCGCGCTCCTGATGATCGATGCCGATCACTTCAAGGCCTACAACGACACGTTCGGCCACCAGGCCGGCGACCAGCTGCTGGTCGGCATCGCCATCTGCATTTCCGATTCGGTGAGCCGCGCCGGCGACTGCGCCGCGCGCTATGGCGGCGAGGAATTCGCCGTGCTGCTGCCGAACACCTCCGCCACCGAGGCCTTCGGGATCGCCGAGGCGATCCGCGGCAAGGTGCAGGGCTGGTCCGACGATGCGGCGACCTCGACGGTCTCCTGCGGCATCGCCAGTCTCGTCCCCGCCGCCGGCATGGACTGGTCGATCCTGGTCGCCGCCGCCGACAAGGCGCTCTATGCCGCGAAGGCGGGCGGGCGTAACCAGTCCGTGGTCGCGAGCTTGCCGAAGCTGTCGCTGGTGGCGTGA
- a CDS encoding DUF7662 domain-containing protein, producing the protein MNDYDALRDYLLRQKQDEFVLSFEQIEEIIGAALPRAANRASWWDSLRSPDIQMPQREACLAAGFVATRMPDGASVRFTKKKKNDRRR; encoded by the coding sequence GTGAACGACTACGACGCGTTGCGCGACTATCTGCTGCGGCAGAAGCAGGACGAATTCGTGCTGAGCTTTGAACAGATCGAGGAGATCATCGGCGCGGCCCTGCCGCGTGCGGCGAATCGTGCCTCGTGGTGGGACAGCCTGCGCAGCCCCGACATCCAGATGCCGCAGCGCGAGGCCTGCCTCGCCGCCGGGTTCGTGGCGACACGGATGCCGGACGGCGCGAGCGTCAGGTTCACGAAAAAGAAGAAGAACGACCGGCGGCGGTGA
- a CDS encoding EAL domain-containing protein, which translates to MRLIRCLAPIALGLMILVAALPARALDAVSVRGDAPAIDLTGVLEHQRSDADRIQVSTAPGTDGIVRRIEVRAREGGQNWVVFALANNTDDQLDRLIVAPHYRIVSSGLLWPDLGLSRIATITPSTGDRPERQESPTADVFRVTLDPGAVITFVAELRTDKLPQLYLWEPEAYKDKVNSFTLYQGIVIGISGLLALVLTILFVVKGSIMFPAAAALAWAVLVYIGVDFGFWGKVLDMSNNAERIWRAAGEAILAATLLVFLFAYLNLSRWHVRYSHITVGWLAFLGSLVALALFDPAVASGIARISLVLIAFAGFALIVYLSTHGFDRAVLLIPTWFLLVVWVVAAGMTVAGSVTNDIVGPALLGGLVLIVMLIGFTVMQHAFAGGGATTGVVSDIERRALALAGSGDLIWDWDVSADKVFTSPETEALLGLKRGTLEGPAASWLEVLHPLDQDRFRAALDSVLDQRRGRLVQDFRLRTPDGHFMWFALKARPVVGSDGEVSRVVGTLTDVTELRNAEERLLHDSVHDNLTGLPNRKLFMDRLGAVAHFAKTMPTLRPTLMVIDLDRFKQVNDSVGIAVGDSILLTLARRLTRILKPQDTLARLAGDQFGLILLSEQDPARITAFAETIRKTIRAPIAFNEREIFLTASIGLALSDPQTQLTDEIIKDAELAMYHSKRIGGDRIDVYKPAMRARKTDRLTLESELRRAIERQELTILYQPIVRLEDRSVAGFEALARWDHPKLGRMAPSEFITIAEETGLIVDLGMFVLDQTAKQLSIWQRAMRSREPIFASVNVSSRQLLRHDLIHDIRTVLSRSSVARGTLKLELTESLVMENPEHAAQMLTRIRELGTGLSLDDFGTGHSSLAYLQRFPFDTIKIDQSFVRTTNRGTRPVILKSIIALAHDLGMDVVAEGAETDSDAVELYQMGCEYAQGFAFGEPMDADAAMRLLTEVRLEAAS; encoded by the coding sequence TTGCGTCTGATCAGGTGCCTCGCGCCCATCGCGCTGGGCCTCATGATTCTTGTCGCCGCGCTTCCGGCGCGCGCGCTCGACGCCGTCAGCGTCCGCGGTGACGCGCCCGCGATCGACCTCACCGGCGTGCTCGAGCATCAGCGCAGCGATGCCGACCGTATCCAGGTCTCGACCGCGCCCGGCACCGACGGCATCGTCCGCCGCATCGAGGTGCGCGCCCGCGAGGGCGGCCAGAACTGGGTGGTGTTCGCGCTCGCCAACAACACCGACGACCAGCTCGACCGCCTGATCGTCGCCCCGCATTACCGCATCGTCTCGTCAGGCCTGCTGTGGCCCGACCTCGGCCTGTCGCGCATCGCGACCATCACGCCCTCGACCGGCGACCGGCCGGAGCGGCAGGAAAGCCCGACCGCCGACGTCTTCCGCGTCACGCTCGATCCCGGCGCCGTCATCACCTTCGTCGCGGAGCTGCGCACCGACAAGCTGCCGCAGCTCTATCTGTGGGAGCCGGAAGCCTACAAGGACAAGGTCAACTCCTTCACGCTCTACCAGGGCATCGTGATCGGCATTTCGGGGCTGCTGGCGCTCGTTCTCACGATTCTGTTCGTGGTGAAGGGCAGCATCATGTTCCCGGCGGCCGCGGCGCTGGCCTGGGCGGTGCTGGTCTATATCGGCGTCGATTTCGGCTTCTGGGGCAAGGTGCTCGACATGTCGAACAACGCCGAGCGCATCTGGCGCGCGGCGGGTGAAGCGATCCTGGCGGCGACGCTGCTGGTGTTCCTGTTCGCCTATCTCAACCTCAGTCGATGGCATGTGCGCTATTCGCACATCACGGTGGGCTGGCTCGCCTTCCTCGGCTCGCTGGTCGCACTGGCGCTGTTCGACCCGGCGGTGGCCTCCGGCATCGCGCGCATCTCGCTGGTGCTGATCGCCTTCGCCGGCTTCGCGCTCATCGTCTATCTCTCCACCCACGGCTTCGACCGCGCGGTGCTCTTGATTCCGACCTGGTTCCTCCTGGTGGTCTGGGTGGTCGCGGCCGGCATGACGGTGGCGGGCTCCGTCACCAACGACATCGTCGGCCCGGCGCTGCTCGGCGGCCTCGTGCTGATCGTGATGCTGATCGGCTTCACGGTGATGCAGCACGCCTTCGCCGGCGGCGGCGCCACCACCGGCGTCGTCTCCGACATCGAGCGGCGCGCACTGGCGCTCGCCGGTTCCGGCGATTTGATCTGGGACTGGGACGTTTCCGCCGACAAGGTCTTCACCAGCCCCGAGACCGAAGCCCTGCTCGGCCTCAAGCGCGGCACGCTGGAAGGCCCGGCGGCGTCCTGGCTGGAAGTGCTGCATCCGCTTGACCAGGACCGTTTCCGCGCCGCGCTCGACAGCGTGCTCGACCAGCGCCGCGGCCGCCTGGTGCAGGACTTCCGCCTGCGCACCCCGGACGGTCATTTCATGTGGTTCGCGCTGAAGGCGCGTCCCGTGGTCGGCTCCGACGGCGAGGTCTCGCGCGTGGTCGGCACGCTCACCGACGTCACCGAGCTGCGCAATGCCGAGGAGCGCCTGCTGCACGATTCCGTGCATGACAACCTCACCGGCCTGCCCAACCGCAAGCTGTTCATGGACCGGCTGGGTGCGGTCGCGCATTTCGCCAAGACCATGCCGACGCTGCGGCCGACGCTGATGGTGATCGACCTCGACCGCTTCAAGCAGGTCAACGATTCCGTCGGCATCGCGGTCGGCGATTCCATCCTGCTGACGCTGGCCCGCCGCCTCACCCGCATCCTGAAGCCGCAGGACACGCTGGCGCGGCTCGCCGGCGACCAGTTCGGCCTGATCCTGCTGTCGGAGCAGGATCCCGCCCGCATCACCGCCTTCGCCGAGACCATCCGCAAGACCATCCGCGCGCCGATCGCCTTCAACGAGCGCGAGATTTTTCTCACGGCCTCAATCGGGCTCGCACTTTCCGATCCTCAGACGCAATTGACGGACGAGATCATCAAGGATGCCGAGCTGGCGATGTATCACTCCAAGCGCATCGGCGGCGATCGCATCGACGTCTACAAGCCGGCGATGCGCGCCCGCAAGACCGACCGCCTGACGCTGGAAAGCGAGCTGCGCCGCGCCATCGAGCGGCAGGAGCTCACCATCCTCTACCAGCCGATCGTCCGGCTGGAGGACCGCTCCGTCGCCGGCTTCGAGGCGCTGGCGCGCTGGGACCACCCCAAGCTCGGGCGCATGGCGCCGTCGGAATTCATCACCATCGCCGAAGAGACCGGCCTGATCGTCGACCTCGGCATGTTCGTGCTCGACCAGACCGCAAAGCAGCTCTCTATCTGGCAGCGCGCGATGCGCTCGCGCGAGCCGATCTTCGCCTCCGTCAACGTCTCCTCGCGGCAATTGCTGCGCCACGACCTGATCCACGACATCCGCACCGTGCTGTCGCGCTCGTCGGTGGCGCGCGGCACGCTGAAGCTGGAATTGACGGAATCGCTGGTGATGGAGAACCCGGAGCACGCGGCGCAGATGCTGACGCGGATCCGCGAGCTCGGCACCGGGCTGTCGCTCGACGATTTCGGCACCGGCCATTCCTCGCTGGCCTATCTCCAGCGATTCCCGTTCGACACCATCAAGATCGACCAGTCGTTCGTGCGCACCACCAACCGCGGCACCCGCCCGGTGATCCTGAAGTCGATCATCGCGCTCGCGCACGACCTCGGCATGGACGTGGTCGCCGAAGGCGCCGAGACCGATTCCGACGCGGTCGAGCTCTACCAGATGGGCTGCGAATACGCGCAGGGCTTTGCCTTCGGCGAGCCGATGGACGCCGATGCGGCGATGCGCCTGCTGACGGAAGTGCGGCTGGAAGCGGCGAGCTGA
- a CDS encoding NAD(P)H-quinone oxidoreductase — MDKLPAQMTVVAISKPGGPEVLVPEQRALPQPGPDEILVKVQAAGVNRPDVAQRSGAYPPPPGASDLPGLEIAGEVVAVGGNAKRHKIGDKVMSLVAGGGYAQYCIAQDAQAMSVPPALSIKEAGALPETLMTVWHNVFERGGLKAGETLLIHGGSSGIGTMAIQLAKAFGAKVFVTVGSQDKIDACLKLGADRAINYKTEDFVAVVKTETGNAGVNLILDMVAGEYVDRNYDAAAVDGRIVQIATLNGPKVSVNIAKVMVKRLTHTGSTLRPRSNADKAAMVAAIEAKVMPLLREGRVKPVMDSAFPLEKAADAHRRMETSAHIGKIVLEA, encoded by the coding sequence ATGGACAAGCTGCCCGCGCAAATGACCGTGGTCGCCATCTCCAAGCCCGGCGGACCGGAGGTGCTGGTGCCGGAACAACGGGCCCTGCCGCAGCCCGGTCCCGACGAGATCCTGGTCAAGGTGCAGGCCGCCGGCGTCAACCGGCCCGACGTGGCGCAGCGCTCCGGCGCCTATCCGCCGCCGCCCGGCGCCAGCGACCTGCCGGGCCTTGAGATCGCGGGTGAAGTCGTCGCCGTCGGCGGCAATGCCAAGCGGCACAAGATCGGCGACAAGGTGATGTCGCTGGTCGCCGGCGGGGGCTATGCGCAGTACTGCATCGCCCAGGACGCCCAGGCGATGAGCGTGCCGCCGGCGCTGTCGATCAAGGAAGCCGGCGCGCTGCCGGAAACCCTGATGACGGTCTGGCACAATGTGTTCGAGCGCGGCGGCCTCAAGGCCGGCGAGACGCTGCTGATCCATGGCGGCTCCTCCGGCATCGGCACCATGGCGATCCAGCTTGCGAAGGCGTTCGGCGCGAAGGTGTTCGTCACCGTCGGCTCGCAGGACAAGATCGATGCCTGCCTCAAGCTCGGGGCCGACCGCGCCATCAACTACAAGACCGAAGACTTCGTCGCCGTGGTGAAGACGGAGACCGGCAATGCCGGCGTCAACCTGATCCTCGACATGGTCGCCGGCGAGTATGTGGACCGCAACTACGACGCTGCCGCGGTTGACGGCCGCATCGTCCAGATCGCGACCCTCAACGGCCCCAAGGTCAGCGTCAACATCGCCAAGGTCATGGTCAAGCGCCTGACGCATACCGGCTCGACGCTGCGCCCCCGTAGTAATGCGGACAAGGCGGCGATGGTGGCCGCGATCGAGGCAAAAGTGATGCCGCTTCTGCGCGAAGGCCGGGTCAAACCGGTGATGGACAGCGCTTTCCCGCTGGAAAAGGCGGCCGATGCCCACCGGCGCATGGAGACGAGCGCACATATTGGCAAAATTGTGTTGGAGGCCTAG
- a CDS encoding DUF1192 domain-containing protein gives MATEDDDRPRKKITHEIGQDLSLLSVEELTERVALLKTEIARLEEAAAKKRASRDAANSIFKS, from the coding sequence ATGGCGACGGAAGACGACGACCGCCCGCGCAAGAAGATCACGCATGAAATCGGACAGGATCTCTCACTGTTGTCCGTGGAGGAACTGACCGAGCGCGTCGCCCTGCTCAAGACCGAGATCGCAAGGCTGGAGGAAGCCGCCGCCAAGAAGCGCGCCTCGCGCGACGCGGCGAACAGCATTTTCAAGTCGTAG
- a CDS encoding DUF1465 family protein, with protein MERLQADGALVQLSERFTNSAAFGTLFREGMDLVEETAAYLDGAGRTEAKALDRAVSLTYATESMRLTTRLMQLASWLLLHRAVKEGEMTLVQANREKTKVKLSAADPGPADTIEKLPSQLQDLIHRSMSLQTRVRRLDTTIHTPPAEHIAIGNPLVPHLNALKAAFER; from the coding sequence ATGGAACGTTTGCAAGCCGACGGCGCTCTCGTTCAACTCAGCGAGCGGTTCACCAATTCGGCTGCGTTCGGCACGCTGTTCCGCGAGGGCATGGACCTCGTCGAAGAGACCGCCGCCTATCTCGACGGCGCCGGCCGCACCGAGGCCAAGGCACTCGATCGCGCCGTCAGCCTCACCTATGCGACCGAGAGCATGCGCCTCACCACCCGCCTGATGCAGCTCGCCTCCTGGCTGCTGCTGCACCGCGCGGTGAAGGAAGGCGAGATGACGCTGGTCCAGGCCAACCGCGAGAAGACCAAGGTCAAGCTCAGCGCGGCCGATCCCGGTCCCGCCGACACCATCGAGAAGCTGCCCTCGCAGCTGCAGGATTTGATCCATCGCTCGATGAGCCTGCAGACCCGCGTGCGCCGCCTCGACACCACCATCCACACCCCGCCGGCCGAGCACATCGCGATCGGCAACCCGCTGGTGCCGCACCTCAACGCGCTGAAGGCCGCGTTCGAGCGGTAA
- the rpmE gene encoding 50S ribosomal protein L31, translated as MKAEIHPDYHTIKVVMTDGTEYLTRSTWGKEGDTLNLDIDPKSHPAWTGGNAQIMDRGGRVSRFQKKFSGFLKKD; from the coding sequence ATGAAAGCCGAAATTCATCCAGATTATCATACGATTAAGGTCGTGATGACCGACGGAACCGAGTACCTGACCCGCTCCACCTGGGGCAAGGAAGGCGACACGCTGAACCTCGACATCGACCCGAAGTCGCACCCGGCCTGGACCGGCGGCAACGCCCAGATCATGGATCGCGGCGGCCGCGTCTCGCGCTTCCAGAAGAAGTTCTCGGGCTTCCTCAAGAAGGATTGA
- a CDS encoding ABC transporter ATP-binding protein/permease: MSAVERLDDQYRDERDAAPPEAPSIEAELIEQPAKGRAKLRPLLALAPYVARYRGRAALAFVALTIAALTTLLVPVAVRRMIDFGLTPEGIELINSYFSVMIAVVAVLALASAARYYLVMTIGERIVADLRRDVFAHLLSLSPAFFDSARSGELISRLTADTTQLKSAVGASVSIALRNLMMFFGAVAMMVITSPKLSGFVLLAIPLIVLPLVAFGRWVRRLSRNAQDTLAEASAYAGELVGAIRTVQAYTSEGLAAKRFGGEVEQAYEAARTSTQARAVLTAIIIFIVFASVVAILWIGSHDVLTGAISPGRLGQFVLYAAFAAAGLGQLSEVWGEVSAASGAAERLFEILHVQPDIKAPASPRALPVPARGEVGFDQVSFAYPARLDVKVLDAVSFTVRPGEKVAIVGPSGAGKSTIFHLLLRFYDPRSGAISLDGVPVRSADPRDFRSRIALVPQESNVFAASARENIRFGRPDATDAEVERAAELAHAAEFVRRLPEGFDTPLGERGVTLSGGQRQRIAIARAILRDAPLLLLDEATSALDAESETLVQTALEELMKHRTTLVIAHRLATVLSCDRILVMDQGKIVEQGTHAELVAANGLYARLARLQFEGA, from the coding sequence ATGAGCGCTGTGGAACGGCTTGACGACCAGTACCGCGACGAGCGCGATGCCGCGCCGCCTGAGGCCCCGTCCATCGAAGCCGAGCTGATCGAGCAGCCCGCCAAGGGCCGCGCCAAGCTGCGGCCGCTGCTCGCGCTCGCGCCCTATGTGGCCCGCTATCGCGGCCGGGCCGCGCTCGCCTTCGTCGCGCTCACGATCGCCGCGCTGACCACGCTGCTGGTGCCGGTCGCGGTGCGCCGGATGATCGATTTCGGCCTGACGCCTGAGGGCATCGAGCTGATCAACAGCTACTTCTCGGTGATGATCGCGGTCGTCGCCGTGCTCGCGCTGGCAAGCGCCGCGCGCTACTACCTCGTGATGACGATCGGCGAGCGCATCGTCGCCGACCTCAGGCGCGATGTCTTCGCTCATTTGCTGTCGCTGTCGCCCGCCTTCTTCGATTCCGCGCGCAGCGGCGAATTGATCTCGCGGCTCACCGCCGACACCACCCAGCTCAAATCCGCCGTCGGCGCCTCGGTGTCGATCGCGCTGCGCAACCTGATGATGTTCTTCGGCGCGGTGGCGATGATGGTCATCACCAGCCCGAAGCTGTCGGGCTTCGTGCTGCTGGCCATTCCCCTGATCGTGCTGCCGCTGGTCGCCTTCGGGCGCTGGGTGCGGCGTCTGTCGCGCAATGCGCAGGACACGCTCGCCGAGGCCTCCGCCTATGCGGGCGAGCTGGTCGGCGCGATCCGCACCGTGCAGGCCTATACCAGCGAAGGGTTGGCTGCGAAGCGCTTCGGCGGCGAGGTCGAGCAAGCCTATGAAGCCGCGCGCACCTCGACGCAGGCGCGCGCCGTGCTCACCGCCATCATCATCTTCATCGTGTTCGCAAGCGTGGTCGCGATCCTCTGGATCGGCTCGCATGACGTGCTCACCGGCGCGATCTCGCCGGGCCGGCTCGGCCAGTTCGTGCTTTATGCCGCGTTCGCGGCCGCCGGCCTCGGCCAGCTCAGCGAGGTCTGGGGCGAAGTCTCGGCGGCCTCAGGCGCTGCCGAGCGGCTGTTCGAGATCCTGCATGTGCAGCCCGACATCAAGGCGCCCGCCTCACCGCGCGCGCTGCCGGTGCCGGCGCGCGGCGAGGTCGGGTTCGACCAGGTCAGCTTCGCCTATCCGGCACGGCTCGACGTCAAGGTGCTCGACGCCGTGTCGTTCACCGTGCGGCCCGGCGAGAAGGTCGCGATCGTCGGTCCCTCCGGCGCCGGCAAGAGCACGATCTTTCATCTGCTGCTGCGCTTCTACGATCCGCGCAGCGGCGCGATCTCGCTCGACGGCGTGCCGGTCAGGTCCGCCGATCCCCGTGATTTCCGTTCCCGCATCGCGCTGGTGCCGCAGGAATCGAACGTGTTTGCCGCGAGTGCCCGCGAGAACATCCGCTTCGGCCGGCCCGATGCGACCGACGCCGAGGTCGAGCGCGCCGCCGAGCTCGCGCATGCCGCCGAGTTCGTCCGTCGCCTGCCCGAAGGCTTCGACACCCCGCTCGGCGAGCGCGGCGTGACGCTGTCCGGCGGCCAGCGCCAGCGCATCGCGATCGCGCGCGCGATCCTGCGCGATGCGCCGCTGCTGCTGCTCGATGAAGCCACCTCCGCGCTCGACGCCGAAAGCGAGACGCTGGTTCAGACCGCACTCGAAGAGCTGATGAAGCACCGCACCACGCTGGTGATCGCCCACAGGCTTGCCACCGTGCTCTCCTGCGACCGCATCCTGGTGATGGACCAGGGCAAGATCGTCGAGCAGGGCACGCATGCCGAGCTGGTGGCTGCGAACGGGCTCTATGCGAGGCTCGCGAGGCTGCAGTTCGAGGGGGCGTGA
- a CDS encoding GNAT family N-acetyltransferase has protein sequence MSALHLRPYRAEDEAAAIDLWHRTWQQAYPQINFAARLDWWRERWRKDLVPKASIVVAEADGALTGFVTIDGEGYLDQLVVDPASWGSDAARLLVEEAKRLSPSGVTLLVNKDNTRAIRFYERNGFAHAGDDVNPTSGRPVLKMVWRP, from the coding sequence GTGAGCGCCCTCCACCTCCGCCCCTATCGCGCCGAGGACGAAGCCGCCGCCATCGACCTCTGGCATCGCACCTGGCAGCAGGCCTACCCGCAGATCAACTTCGCGGCGCGGCTGGACTGGTGGCGCGAGCGCTGGCGCAAGGATCTGGTGCCGAAGGCCTCGATCGTGGTTGCGGAAGCGGACGGCGCGCTGACCGGCTTCGTCACCATCGACGGCGAGGGCTATCTCGACCAGCTCGTGGTCGATCCCGCATCCTGGGGCTCGGATGCCGCGCGGCTGCTGGTGGAGGAAGCCAAGCGCCTGTCACCTTCTGGTGTCACGCTGCTCGTCAACAAGGACAACACGCGCGCGATCCGCTTCTACGAGCGCAACGGCTTTGCGCATGCCGGCGACGACGTGAATCCGACCTCGGGACGGCCGGTGCTGAAGATGGTGTGGAGGCCGTAG